A region from the Dermacentor andersoni chromosome 11, qqDerAnde1_hic_scaffold, whole genome shotgun sequence genome encodes:
- the LOC140214112 gene encoding uncharacterized protein, producing the protein MAQNLTPCAPIKEPRVSEGQRETVLTFMEQHPQLALRSSKLGPGFTVGNWRRPWQQLAHALNEEGPVIKTVKQWQEWWRKQVFEARHDATTIAQEQRSTGGGRFSVFHGRVLQLTGTVRLRGITTLPYQEVSTLPP; encoded by the exons ATGGCGCAAAACCTGACACCTTGTGCACCCATCAAGGAACCGCGTGTTTCCGAGGGCCAGCGGGAGACGGTTCTCACTTTTATGGAGCAGCATCCCCAGCTGGCTTTAAGATCCAGCAAGCTGGGGCCAGGCTTCACTGTTGGCAACTGGCGACGGCCGTGGCAGCAGCTGGCCCATGCGCTGAACGAGGAAGGGCCTGTCATAAAAACGGTGAAACAGTGGCAGGAGTGGTGGCGAAAACAGGTGTTCGAGGCCCGCCACGACGCTACCACAATCGCCCAAGAGCAAAG AAGCACTGGAGGGGGTCGCTTTTCCGTCTTCCACGGCCGAGTACTGCAGCTGACGGGGACAGTCCGCTTGCGTGGCATCACCACCCTTCCCTACCAAGAGGTAAGCACACTGCCGCCATAA